In Metasolibacillus fluoroglycofenilyticus, a single genomic region encodes these proteins:
- a CDS encoding DHH family phosphoesterase, producing the protein MDMFRKRLIRYPLFLISLLVLVAAILLFLWNVWVALAYILVALGGLFYVWKMEKTAYIETEKHIEKLSFRMKKVGEEAFLELPIGIVLINKDYNIEWANPFMLNILNRDSLIGEELFTISEELYSIMQPEEKRELTVTIDERKYRTYYKETEKLLYFFDVTEQVEIETQYFADRTVIAVLFIDNYDELTQAMDDQTRSLTNTMVTSIVNEWAANYGIYVKRVSSDRFLAVLNESILSELEVKKFAILDTIRERTLQKNMSLTLSIGVGAGSSSLVELGELAQSSLDLVLGRGGDQVAIKQPSGKLRFYGGKTNPVEKRTRVRARVISHALRDLIQESDQVFIMGHKQPDMDAIGAAIGVRKMAQMNKIDGYIVVNFDDLYGSVQRLMTEIADKSDFYQHFISPEEALAKMTPKSLLVIVDTHKPSLTIDERLFNKVDKVIVIDHHRRGEEFVTNPTLVYMEPYASSTAELVTELLEYQPKNEKITPLEATALLSGIIVDTKSFTLRTGARTFEAASYLRTHGADTILVQQLLKEDVDTYIERSKIVQTVKFAFPGIAIANGEDGRVYDSVIIAQTADILLTMKDVSASFVIAHRADGLIGISARSLGETNVQLVMEKLGGGGHLTNAAAQVEAHSIDEVRNYLMDAIAEVMEGSNE; encoded by the coding sequence ATGGATATGTTTAGAAAACGATTAATTCGCTATCCGCTTTTTCTTATATCTTTGTTAGTGCTAGTGGCAGCTATCTTATTATTTTTATGGAATGTGTGGGTAGCGCTTGCCTATATTTTAGTAGCACTAGGCGGACTATTTTACGTTTGGAAAATGGAAAAGACAGCGTATATTGAGACAGAAAAGCATATTGAAAAGCTTTCCTTTCGAATGAAAAAGGTGGGAGAGGAAGCCTTTTTGGAATTGCCGATAGGGATTGTACTTATTAATAAGGATTACAATATCGAATGGGCAAATCCATTTATGCTAAATATTTTGAACAGAGATTCATTAATTGGGGAAGAGCTGTTTACGATTTCTGAGGAGCTGTATAGCATTATGCAGCCAGAGGAGAAGCGAGAGCTGACGGTGACAATTGATGAACGTAAATATCGAACCTACTATAAAGAAACAGAAAAGCTATTGTATTTCTTTGATGTGACAGAGCAAGTAGAGATTGAAACACAATATTTTGCGGATCGCACAGTTATTGCTGTTTTATTTATCGACAACTATGATGAGCTAACACAGGCAATGGATGACCAAACGCGTAGCTTAACAAATACAATGGTTACATCGATTGTTAATGAATGGGCAGCAAATTATGGAATTTATGTGAAACGGGTATCTTCTGATCGTTTTTTAGCCGTGCTAAATGAATCTATTTTATCTGAGCTTGAAGTAAAGAAATTTGCGATTTTAGATACGATTAGAGAGCGTACCTTGCAAAAAAACATGTCGCTAACACTTAGTATTGGTGTTGGTGCAGGTTCCTCCTCATTGGTCGAATTAGGAGAGCTAGCACAGTCTAGCTTAGACTTAGTATTAGGGCGAGGTGGCGACCAAGTAGCAATCAAACAGCCAAGTGGAAAATTGCGTTTCTATGGAGGGAAAACGAACCCTGTTGAAAAGCGCACACGTGTAAGAGCTCGTGTTATTTCACATGCGCTAAGGGATTTAATCCAAGAAAGTGACCAAGTATTCATTATGGGACATAAGCAACCTGATATGGATGCAATTGGTGCGGCAATTGGTGTACGCAAAATGGCGCAAATGAATAAAATTGATGGCTATATTGTCGTTAATTTTGATGATTTATATGGCAGTGTGCAGCGACTCATGACGGAAATCGCTGATAAGTCTGATTTTTATCAACATTTTATTTCGCCAGAGGAAGCATTAGCTAAAATGACACCAAAATCATTATTAGTTATTGTTGACACACATAAGCCGAGCTTAACTATTGATGAACGCCTATTTAATAAAGTAGATAAAGTCATTGTCATAGACCATCACCGTCGAGGGGAGGAGTTTGTGACGAATCCGACACTTGTTTACATGGAGCCATATGCATCTTCGACAGCCGAGCTTGTAACAGAGCTGCTAGAGTACCAGCCAAAAAACGAGAAGATTACCCCATTAGAGGCAACGGCGTTATTATCTGGCATTATTGTTGATACGAAAAGCTTTACGCTACGAACGGGTGCACGAACATTTGAGGCGGCCTCTTATTTAAGGACACATGGAGCCGATACTATTTTAGTGCAGCAGCTATTAAAAGAGGACGTCGATACGTATATCGAACGCTCAAAAATCGTGCAAACAGTTAAATTCGCCTTTCCGGGCATTGCAATTGCTAACGGGGAAGATGGGCGTGTTTATGATTCGGTAATTATCGCTCAAACAGCAGATATTTTATTGACAATGAAAGATGTATCAGCTTCCTTTGTGATTGCACACCGAGCAGATGGCTTAATCGGAATAAGCGCTAGGTCATTAGGTGAAACGAATGTCCAGCTCGTTATGGAAAAGCTTGGTGGCGGAGGACATTTAACGAATGCGGCAGCGCAAGTGGAGGCACATTCAATAGATGAAGTAAGAAATTATTTAATGGATGCTATTGCAGAAGTAATGGAAGGGAGTAATGAATAA
- a CDS encoding YybS family protein — translation MPNNQTKKLVQGSMAVALFTIIILLAFYVPVVNIVAMVFALLPIAWFTALHDRKDSVIVVIAATLVATLFGGIMILLLALVFVIVGFVIGDAIRTKKSKIYLFMSTGTALLFTFALQYVVLVKFFETDFIKESMNMAKASYEQSLKLAEQLPMQQSLTTENLEEVFRMMEAALPSTIILSAFILAFVLISINLPLLKRFGIDVPKFASFKMMRLPRAVLWYYLIVLSINLFVQPEVGTFLYVAVLNASVVLWLLLTLQGLSFIFFLLDEYKSPGFLKGLVVLIALPLYSFIILLGIIDLGFNIREYMKDKIQKK, via the coding sequence ATGCCGAATAATCAAACGAAAAAATTAGTGCAAGGAAGTATGGCTGTTGCATTATTTACAATTATTATACTACTTGCTTTTTACGTACCCGTCGTCAATATTGTAGCAATGGTATTTGCTTTATTACCAATAGCATGGTTTACAGCTCTTCACGATAGGAAGGACTCTGTAATTGTTGTAATTGCTGCAACCCTCGTAGCAACATTATTTGGTGGTATTATGATACTGCTTTTAGCCCTTGTCTTTGTAATCGTAGGCTTTGTAATAGGGGATGCGATTCGAACGAAAAAAAGCAAAATATATTTGTTTATGTCTACAGGAACAGCTTTATTATTTACCTTTGCTCTTCAATATGTAGTATTAGTTAAATTTTTTGAAACAGATTTTATAAAAGAATCAATGAATATGGCAAAAGCAAGCTATGAGCAATCACTAAAACTTGCGGAACAGCTTCCAATGCAACAATCGCTTACAACTGAAAATCTAGAGGAAGTATTTCGAATGATGGAGGCAGCATTACCATCTACAATCATACTGTCCGCTTTTATATTGGCATTTGTACTCATATCCATCAACTTGCCGCTATTAAAGCGCTTTGGGATTGATGTACCGAAATTTGCATCCTTTAAAATGATGCGTTTGCCAAGAGCTGTGCTGTGGTATTACTTAATCGTTCTTTCTATTAATTTATTTGTGCAACCAGAAGTAGGAACATTTTTATATGTTGCTGTACTTAATGCCTCTGTTGTACTGTGGTTACTATTAACGCTGCAAGGTTTATCGTTTATCTTTTTCCTATTAGATGAATACAAATCGCCGGGCTTTTTAAAAGGTCTAGTTGTGCTGATTGCATTGCCGCTCTATTCATTTATTATTTTGCTCGGTATTATCGATTTGGGCTTTAATATACGTGAGTATATGAAGGATAAAATCCAGAAAAAATAA